A part of Procambarus clarkii isolate CNS0578487 chromosome 21, FALCON_Pclarkii_2.0, whole genome shotgun sequence genomic DNA contains:
- the LOC138367020 gene encoding baculoviral IAP repeat-containing protein 8-like — protein MDPLCARKFYSIESLKCAGVRLQTFVDWPIKWLNPIDLVEDGFYYLRNSDYCLCAFCYCIVGAWIGGDTPRRRHKIINQDCAFIRGERSDNVSLEVSEIAFKYGLEFVSHKIELGNKKISDSSGAPPKEDLGLIKFRKSLNPGLVTYKSRLETFDMTWPGSVKQTSHELAEAGFFYCGISDHVCCYHCACGIRNWRPEDDPWTLHARCSPECAYIILARGKEFVKNARLTIPLPIKPIDNDLINILMEGMDKFKHLIHKKLIPVESIRYALSEYLKESRDLLPFIIQSRCLEMVLRYMQEGTDIYLRVRDLIYEAVDDKKEQEVTLEDLGLKTLPETCTNTDENKECIEQSWEEDILCRVCMDKNINIVILPCKHMVTCSGCLLALKCCPICRGNILYIINPIAS, from the exons atggatcctttgtgtgccaggaagttttacagtatagaaagccttaaatgtgcaggagttagactacaaacatttgtggattggcccattaagtggttaaaccctattgacttagttgaagatgggttctattaccttcgcaatagtgattactgtttgtgtgcattttgttattgtatagtaggtgcatggattggtggtgatacccccagaagacgtcataagatcattaatcaagactgtgcctttattagaggcgagaggagtgacaatgtttctttagaggtgtctgagatagctttcaaatatggactggaatttgtttcccataaaatagaactgggaaataagaaaataagtgatagta gtggtgctcctcctaaggaagatctgggattgatcaaatttaggaaatcgctgaatccaggattggtaacttataaatctcgcctagagacatttgatatgacatggcctggaagcgtcaagcaaacttctcatgagctggcagaagctggttttttttactgtg gtataagtgaccacgtctgctgctatcactgcgcctgtggaatacgaaattggagaccagaagatgatccttggacgttacatgcgagatgtagtccagaatgtgcttacattattcttgcaaggggcaaggaatttgttaagaatgctagattgacaataccattacctataaaacctatagacaatgatttaattaatatcttaatggagggtatggataagttcaaacatctgattcataaaaaattaatacctgtggagagtataagatatgctttaagtgagtaccttaaggaatccagagatttgttgccttttattatacaaagtagatgtctagaaatggtgttgaggtatatgcaagagggaacagatatttatttacggGTACGGGACTTAATTTATGAAGCAGTTGATGATAAAAAGGAACAAGAAGTTACGCTtgaagatctgggattgaaaaCTTTACCGGAGACTTGTACTAACACTGATGAAAACAAGGAGTGTATAGAACAATCTTGGGAAGAAGATATTTTATGCAGAGTTTGTatggataaaaatataaatattgtaatactACCATGTAAACATATGGTGACATGCAGCGGTTGTCTTTTAGCTCTGAAATGCTGTCCAATTTGTagaggaaatattttatatataataaatccaattgcttcttga